In a genomic window of Zonotrichia albicollis isolate bZonAlb1 chromosome 7, bZonAlb1.hap1, whole genome shotgun sequence:
- the LOC102066884 gene encoding olfactory receptor 14J1-like yields MSNSSSIRHFLLLALADTRQLQLLHFCLLLGISLAALLGNGLIISAVACGHHLHTPMFFFLLNLALSDLGMIYTTVPKAMYNSLWDTRTISYSGCAAQLFLFVFFISAEVSLLTVMSYDRYMSICKPLHYGTLLGSRACAHMAAAAWASAFLNALLHTANTFSLPLCHGNALGQFFCDVPQILKLSCSKSYLRELGLLAVSAFLSFACFVFIVFSYVQIFRAVLRIPSEQGRHKAFSTCLPHLAVVSLFLSTAAFAYLKPHPSMSSPSLDLGVSILYSLVPPALNPIIYSLRNQELKDALRKMMTGWFQKH; encoded by the coding sequence atgtccaacagcagctccatcaggcacttcctcctgctggcattggcagacacgcggcagctgcagctcctgcacttctgcctcttgctgggcatctccctggctgccctcctgggcaacggcctcatcatcagcgccgtcgcctgtggccaccacctgcacacgcccatgttcttcttcctgctcaacctggccctcagcgacctgggcatGATCtacaccactgtccccaaagccatgtacaattccctctgggacaccaggaccatctcctactcaggatgtgctgctcagctatTTCTGTTTGTCTTCTTCATTTCAGCAGAGGTTTCCCTTCTCACAGTCATGAGCTACGACCGCTAcatgtccatctgcaaacccctgcactacgggaccctcctgggcagcagagcttgtgcccacatggcagcagctgcctgggccagtgcctttctcaatgctctgctgcacacagccaatacattttccctgcccctgtgccatggcaatgccctgggccagttcttctgtgatgTTCCCCAGATTCTCaaactctcctgctccaaatcctaccttAGGGAACTTGGGCTTCTTGCTGTTAGTGCCTTTTTATCATTTgcctgttttgtgttcattgttttctcctatgtgcagatcttcagggctgtgctgaggatcccctctgagcagggacgacacaaagccttttccacctgcctccctcacctggctgtggtctccctgttcctcagcactgcagcctttgCCTACTTGAAGCCCCATCCCTCCATGTCTTCCCCCTCCCTGGATCTGGGAGTGTCAATTCTGTACTCgttggtgcctccagccctgaaccccatcatctacagcctgaggaaccaggagctcaaggatgCCCTGAGGAAaatgatgactggatggtttcagaagCATTAA